The Nocardioides pantholopis genome window below encodes:
- a CDS encoding histone-like nucleoid-structuring protein Lsr2 — protein MVQKIHIVLEDDIDGGEANETVTFGLDGTSYEIDLNDKNAAALRDLLAPYVGHARKVGSTPRRGSGSGRRSAASAPAGGPSAREIRDWARANGHDVPDRGRVSAEVREAYEAAH, from the coding sequence ATGGTGCAGAAGATCCACATCGTTCTCGAAGACGACATCGACGGCGGCGAGGCGAACGAGACCGTCACCTTCGGTCTCGACGGGACCTCGTACGAGATCGACCTCAACGACAAGAATGCCGCCGCCCTGCGCGACCTCCTCGCGCCGTACGTCGGCCACGCCCGCAAGGTCGGCTCGACTCCCCGTCGTGGCAGCGGCTCCGGCCGACGCTCCGCGGCGAGCGCGCCCGCCGGTGGGCCGAGCGCCCGCGAGATCCGCGACTGGGCCCGGGCCAACGGCCACGACGTCCCCGACCGCGGCCGGGTCTCCGCGGAGGTCCGCGAGGCGTACGAGGCCGCGCACTAG
- a CDS encoding ATP-dependent Clp protease ATP-binding subunit, producing the protein MFERFTDRARRVVVLAQEEARMLSHNYIGTEHILLGLIHEGEGVAAKALESLDISLEAVRAQVEEIIGQGQQAPSGHIPFTPRAKKVLELSLREALQLGHSYIGTEHILLGLIREGEGVAAQVLQKLGADLNRVRQQVIQLLSGFQGKESSQSAAATGASGDAPSSSLVLDQFGRNLTQDAREGKLDPVIGRDQEIERVMQILSRRTKNNPVLIGEPGVGKTTIVEGLAQDIVKGNVPETLKDKQIYTLDLGALVAGSRYRGDFEERLKKVLKEIRTRGDIVLFIDEIHTLVGAGAAEGAIDAASILKPMLARGELQTIGATTLDEYRKYLEKDAALERRFQPIQVAEPSIAHTIEMLKGLRDRYEAHHRVTITDEALVSAATLADRYISDRFLPDKAIDLIDEAGSRLRIRRMTAPADLREFDDKIDDVRQRKEAAIDGQDFEAAARLRDEEKQLIAKKSDREKQWRAGDMDEVAEVDEELIAEVLAVATGIPIVKLSEEESTRLLKMEDELHRRVIGQDEAVKALSRAIRRTRAGLKDPKRPGGSFIFAGPSGVGKTWLSKTLAEFLFGDEDALIQLDMSEFGEKHTVSRLFGSPPGYVGYEEGGQLTEKVRRKPFSVVLFDEVEKAHPDIFNSLLQILEEGRLTDSQGRVVDFKNTVIIMTTNLGTRDIAKGVNLGFGQGLGGPGSYDRMKAKVSDELKQHFRPEFLNRVDEVIVFPPLSQEQIVAMVDNMIATVEIRLRDRDMKLELTQAAKNLLAERGFDPVLGARPLRRTIQREIEDVMAEKMLFGEIGPGMIVLVDVEGEGPTASFTFHGQKVGELPDLPPLETVAIGEATTEGPDDSEGPIDVPRAEND; encoded by the coding sequence ATGTTCGAGCGGTTCACCGACCGAGCCCGACGAGTTGTCGTGCTGGCCCAGGAAGAGGCCCGCATGCTCTCCCACAACTACATCGGCACCGAGCACATCCTGCTCGGTCTGATCCACGAGGGCGAGGGCGTCGCGGCCAAGGCGCTCGAGAGCCTCGACATCTCGCTCGAGGCCGTGCGTGCCCAGGTCGAGGAGATCATCGGCCAGGGCCAGCAGGCCCCGAGCGGCCACATCCCCTTCACGCCGCGTGCGAAGAAGGTTCTCGAGCTGTCCCTGCGCGAGGCGCTGCAGCTCGGCCACAGCTACATCGGGACCGAGCACATCCTGCTCGGCCTGATCCGCGAGGGCGAGGGCGTCGCCGCCCAGGTGCTGCAGAAGCTCGGCGCCGACCTGAACCGGGTCCGCCAGCAGGTGATCCAGCTGCTCTCCGGCTTCCAGGGCAAGGAGTCCTCGCAGTCGGCTGCCGCCACCGGCGCCTCCGGCGACGCGCCGTCCTCCTCGCTGGTCCTCGACCAGTTCGGCCGCAACCTGACCCAGGACGCCCGCGAGGGCAAGCTGGACCCGGTCATCGGCCGTGACCAGGAGATCGAGCGGGTCATGCAGATCCTCTCGCGGCGCACGAAGAACAACCCGGTGCTGATCGGCGAGCCCGGCGTCGGCAAGACCACGATCGTCGAGGGCCTGGCCCAGGACATCGTCAAGGGCAACGTGCCCGAGACGCTGAAGGACAAGCAGATCTACACCCTCGACCTCGGCGCGCTGGTCGCCGGCTCCCGCTACCGCGGTGACTTCGAGGAGCGGCTGAAGAAGGTCCTCAAGGAGATCCGCACCCGCGGCGACATCGTGCTGTTCATCGACGAGATCCACACCCTCGTCGGTGCGGGCGCGGCCGAGGGCGCGATCGACGCCGCCAGCATCCTCAAGCCGATGCTGGCCCGCGGCGAGCTGCAGACCATCGGTGCGACCACGCTCGACGAGTACCGCAAGTACCTCGAGAAGGACGCCGCGCTGGAGCGCCGCTTCCAGCCGATCCAGGTCGCCGAGCCGTCCATCGCGCACACCATCGAGATGCTCAAGGGGCTGCGCGACCGCTACGAGGCGCACCACCGCGTCACGATCACCGACGAGGCGCTGGTCTCGGCCGCGACCCTCGCCGACCGCTACATCTCCGACCGCTTCCTGCCGGACAAGGCGATCGACCTGATCGACGAGGCCGGCTCCCGGCTGCGGATCCGCCGGATGACGGCCCCCGCCGACCTGCGCGAGTTCGACGACAAGATCGACGACGTGCGCCAGCGCAAGGAGGCCGCCATCGACGGCCAGGACTTCGAGGCCGCTGCCCGCCTCCGCGACGAGGAGAAGCAGCTGATCGCGAAGAAGTCCGACCGCGAGAAGCAGTGGCGCGCCGGCGACATGGACGAGGTGGCCGAGGTCGACGAGGAGCTCATCGCCGAGGTCCTCGCGGTCGCGACCGGCATCCCGATCGTCAAGCTCTCCGAGGAGGAGTCCACGCGGCTGCTCAAGATGGAGGACGAGCTGCACCGTCGGGTGATCGGCCAGGACGAGGCCGTCAAGGCGCTCTCCCGCGCGATCCGGCGTACCCGCGCCGGGCTGAAGGACCCGAAGCGTCCCGGCGGGTCGTTCATCTTCGCCGGCCCCTCGGGCGTCGGCAAGACGTGGCTGTCGAAGACCCTCGCCGAGTTCCTCTTCGGCGACGAGGACGCGCTGATCCAGCTCGACATGAGCGAGTTCGGCGAGAAGCACACGGTCTCGCGGCTCTTCGGCTCGCCCCCCGGCTACGTCGGCTACGAGGAGGGCGGCCAGCTCACCGAGAAGGTGCGCCGCAAGCCGTTCTCGGTGGTGCTCTTCGACGAGGTCGAGAAGGCCCACCCGGACATCTTCAACAGCCTGCTGCAGATCCTCGAGGAAGGTCGCCTGACCGACTCGCAGGGCCGGGTGGTGGACTTCAAGAACACCGTCATCATCATGACCACCAACCTCGGCACCCGCGACATCGCCAAGGGCGTCAACCTCGGCTTCGGGCAGGGGCTGGGCGGTCCCGGCTCCTACGACCGGATGAAGGCGAAGGTCTCCGACGAGCTCAAGCAGCACTTCCGGCCCGAGTTCCTCAACCGCGTCGACGAGGTCATCGTGTTCCCGCCGCTCTCGCAGGAGCAGATCGTGGCGATGGTCGACAACATGATCGCCACGGTGGAGATCCGGCTGCGCGACCGGGACATGAAGCTCGAGCTGACCCAGGCGGCCAAGAACCTCCTGGCGGAGCGCGGCTTCGACCCGGTGCTCGGTGCCCGGCCGCTGCGTCGCACGATCCAGCGCGAGATCGAGGACGTGATGGCCGAGAAGATGCTCTTCGGCGAGATCGGCCCCGGCATGATCGTGCTGGTCGACGTCGAGGGCGAGGGCCCGACCGCGTCGTTCACCTTCCACGGCCAGAAGGTCGGCGAGCTGCCCGACCTGCCGCCGCTCGAGACGGTGGCGATCGGCGAGGCGACGACCGAAGGCCCGGACGACTCCGAGGGGCCGATCGACGTCCCGCGCGCCGAGAACGACTGA
- a CDS encoding HhH-GPD family protein, with protein MSELHDRVLAWYDVNARELPWRSAQASPWSVMVSEFMLQQTPVSRVLPVHEQWLERWPTPADLAAEPAGEAVRAWGRLGYPRRALRLHAAAAAIVERFGGAVPAEYADLRSLPGVGDYTAAAIATFAHGRRHVVLDTNVRRVLARTLGGVELPALSVTRAERDAAAAVLPDDEPTAATWSVAVMELGALVCTAARPRCAACPVEDLCAWRAAGHPAYDGPPRKAQAWAGTDRQCRGRLLAVLRESEGPVHRTRLDAVWAEDGQRTRCLASLVEDGLVAVAGPESYALP; from the coding sequence ATGAGCGAGCTCCACGACCGGGTCCTGGCCTGGTACGACGTCAACGCCCGGGAGCTGCCGTGGCGCTCCGCGCAGGCCAGCCCCTGGTCGGTCATGGTCTCGGAGTTCATGCTCCAGCAGACGCCCGTCAGCCGGGTGCTGCCCGTCCACGAGCAGTGGCTCGAGCGCTGGCCCACCCCGGCCGACCTGGCGGCCGAGCCCGCCGGCGAGGCGGTCCGGGCCTGGGGACGCCTGGGCTACCCCCGCCGGGCGCTGCGCCTGCACGCCGCCGCGGCCGCGATCGTGGAGCGGTTCGGCGGTGCGGTCCCGGCCGAGTACGCCGACCTGCGCTCGCTGCCCGGGGTCGGGGACTACACCGCCGCCGCGATCGCCACCTTCGCCCACGGGCGACGCCACGTCGTGCTCGACACCAACGTGCGCCGGGTCCTCGCCCGCACCCTGGGCGGCGTGGAGCTGCCCGCCCTCAGCGTGACCCGGGCGGAGCGCGACGCCGCGGCCGCCGTCCTGCCCGACGACGAGCCGACCGCGGCGACCTGGTCGGTCGCGGTCATGGAGCTGGGCGCCCTGGTGTGCACCGCGGCCCGGCCGCGCTGCGCGGCCTGTCCGGTCGAGGACCTCTGCGCCTGGCGAGCCGCCGGCCACCCGGCGTACGACGGGCCGCCGCGCAAGGCGCAGGCCTGGGCCGGCACCGACCGGCAGTGCCGCGGCCGGCTCCTGGCGGTGCTGCGCGAGTCCGAGGGTCCGGTGCACCGGACCCGCCTGGACGCCGTCTGGGCCGAGGACGGCCAGCGCACCCGGTGCCTGGCGAGCCTCGTCGAGGACGGCCTGGTCGCCGTGGCCGGTCCCGAGAGCTACGCCCTGCCCTGA
- the disA gene encoding DNA integrity scanning diadenylate cyclase DisA codes for MLVATDRSEDVLRLRATLASIAPGTAMRDGLERILRGRTGALIVLGYDRTVESISTGGFTLEVPFTATGLRELAKMDGGIIVDKDLTRIIKAAVHLMPDHTIPSEETGTRHRTADRVARQTGFPVISVSQSMQIIAAYVGETRHVLEGSGQILSRANQALATLERYKMRLDEVSSTLSALEIEDLVTVRDVAVVAQRLEMVTRIAREIEDYVLELGTDGRLLSLQLEELITGVDAERELVIRDYLPSGRRARSPEDLLRQLEGLSPTELVDPASAARVLGLGNGEHLDGAVAPRGYRLLAKVPRLPSSVVDRLVEHFGTLQKLLSAGIDDLQAVEGVGELRARSVREGLSRLAESTILERYV; via the coding sequence ATTCTCGTGGCCACGGACCGCTCCGAGGACGTGCTCCGCCTTCGGGCGACGCTGGCGTCCATCGCCCCCGGCACCGCCATGCGCGACGGACTGGAGCGCATCCTCCGGGGGCGCACCGGCGCGCTGATCGTGCTCGGCTACGACCGGACCGTCGAGTCGATCTCCACCGGCGGCTTCACCCTCGAGGTGCCGTTCACCGCGACCGGGCTGCGCGAGCTGGCGAAGATGGACGGCGGCATCATCGTCGACAAGGACCTCACCCGGATCATCAAGGCCGCGGTGCACCTGATGCCCGACCACACGATCCCCTCCGAGGAGACCGGCACCCGGCACCGCACCGCCGACCGGGTGGCGCGCCAGACCGGCTTCCCGGTCATCTCGGTCTCGCAGTCGATGCAGATCATCGCGGCGTACGTCGGCGAGACCCGCCACGTCCTGGAGGGCTCCGGCCAGATCCTGTCCCGGGCCAACCAGGCCCTGGCGACCCTGGAGCGCTACAAGATGCGCCTCGACGAGGTCTCCAGCACCCTCTCCGCCCTGGAGATCGAGGACCTGGTCACGGTCCGCGACGTCGCGGTGGTCGCCCAGCGCCTGGAGATGGTCACCCGGATCGCCCGCGAGATCGAGGACTACGTCCTCGAGCTCGGCACCGACGGCCGGCTGCTCTCCCTCCAGCTCGAGGAGCTGATCACCGGGGTCGACGCCGAGCGCGAGCTGGTGATCCGCGACTACCTCCCCTCCGGGCGGCGGGCCCGGAGCCCCGAGGACCTGCTGCGCCAGCTCGAGGGGCTCTCCCCGACCGAGCTGGTCGACCCGGCCTCCGCGGCGCGGGTGCTCGGCCTCGGCAACGGCGAGCACCTCGACGGCGCGGTGGCGCCCCGGGGCTACCGGCTGCTGGCCAAGGTCCCCCGGCTTCCGAGCTCGGTGGTCGACCGGCTGGTCGAGCACTTCGGCACCCTGCAGAAGCTGCTCTCGGCCGGCATCGACGACCTCCAGGCCGTCGAGGGCGTCGGCGAGCTGCGGGCCCGCAGCGTGCGCGAGGGGCTGTCCCGGCTGGCCGAGTCCACGATCCTCGAGCGCTACGTCTGA
- the radA gene encoding DNA repair protein RadA, whose translation MSKTARPARPAYRCTECGWEAAKWVGRCGECQAWGSVAEAAAPSGRSAAGPVTTPAVPIGQVSVAESAFRSSGVPELDRVLGGGLVPGAAILLAGEPGVGKSTLLLEVAAQTARYQRRTLYVTGEESASQVRLRADRTGGVHDQLYLAAETDLGAVLTHIEEVRPELIVVDSVQTIGASGIDGVPGGVTQVKEVAAALIRVAKTRNITTVLVGHVTKDGSIAGPRVLEHLVDVVLHFEGDRNSRFRMVRAMKNRFGPVDEVGCFDLGPEGITAVTDPTGLFVETHHARVPGTCVAVTMEGRRPMLAEVQALVTHSALERPRRTTSGLDSSRVAMVLAVLQQHCGVRLHQKDVFASTVGGARLGEPASDLGVAVALASAHFGASPPHRTVAMGEIGLAGELRRVRDLPQRLAEAARLGFALAVVPSEPRDRVPGGRRPAPRTVDGMRVVEVADLEGALRVLGLAGDQNAPLPPGPGY comes from the coding sequence ATGTCGAAGACCGCCCGGCCCGCCCGCCCCGCCTACCGCTGCACCGAGTGCGGCTGGGAGGCGGCGAAGTGGGTCGGCCGCTGCGGGGAGTGCCAGGCCTGGGGCTCGGTCGCCGAGGCCGCCGCGCCGAGCGGCCGCTCCGCCGCCGGCCCGGTGACCACGCCGGCGGTGCCCATCGGCCAGGTCTCGGTCGCGGAGTCGGCGTTCCGGAGCAGCGGCGTGCCCGAGCTCGACCGGGTGCTGGGCGGCGGCCTGGTGCCCGGCGCCGCGATCCTGCTCGCCGGCGAGCCCGGCGTCGGCAAGAGCACCCTCCTGCTCGAGGTCGCCGCGCAGACCGCCCGCTACCAGCGCCGGACCCTCTACGTCACCGGCGAGGAGTCCGCCTCGCAGGTGCGGCTGCGCGCCGACCGCACCGGCGGCGTGCACGACCAGCTCTACCTCGCCGCCGAGACCGACCTGGGCGCGGTGCTCACCCACATCGAGGAGGTCCGCCCGGAGCTGATCGTCGTCGACTCGGTGCAGACCATCGGCGCCTCCGGGATCGACGGCGTCCCCGGCGGCGTCACCCAGGTCAAGGAGGTCGCGGCCGCGCTGATCCGGGTGGCCAAGACCCGCAACATCACCACGGTCCTGGTCGGCCACGTCACCAAGGACGGCTCGATCGCCGGGCCGCGGGTCCTCGAGCACCTCGTCGACGTGGTCCTGCACTTCGAGGGCGACCGCAACTCCCGGTTCCGGATGGTGCGGGCGATGAAGAACCGCTTCGGCCCGGTGGACGAGGTCGGCTGCTTCGACCTCGGTCCCGAGGGGATCACCGCGGTCACCGACCCGACCGGCCTGTTCGTCGAGACCCACCACGCCCGGGTCCCGGGCACCTGCGTGGCGGTCACCATGGAGGGGCGCCGCCCGATGCTCGCGGAGGTCCAGGCCCTGGTCACCCACTCCGCGCTGGAACGGCCCCGGCGCACCACCTCGGGGCTGGACTCCTCACGCGTCGCGATGGTGCTCGCGGTGCTCCAGCAGCACTGCGGGGTGCGCCTGCACCAGAAGGACGTCTTCGCCTCGACCGTCGGCGGCGCCCGGCTCGGGGAGCCCGCCAGCGACCTCGGGGTCGCGGTCGCGCTCGCCTCGGCGCACTTCGGCGCCTCCCCGCCCCACCGGACCGTGGCCATGGGTGAGATCGGCCTGGCCGGCGAGCTGCGCCGGGTCCGCGACCTGCCGCAGCGGCTGGCCGAGGCGGCGCGGCTCGGCTTCGCGCTGGCCGTGGTCCCGAGCGAGCCGCGCGACCGGGTCCCGGGCGGTCGGCGGCCGGCGCCGCGCACCGTCGACGGGATGCGCGTGGTCGAGGTGGCCGACCTCGAGGGGGCGCTGCGGGTGCTGGGGCTCGCCGGGGACCAGAACGCGCCGCTGCCGCCGGGCCCGGGATACTAG
- a CDS encoding LacI family DNA-binding transcriptional regulator — translation MHRRPGRVPAAPPTLADVAERAGVSRQTVSNAVNNPDLLRADTLHRVQQAIAELGYLPNRAARNLRTRASHLIGLRITPAQEGTANATMDRFVHSLVETSRDAGYHVLLFAGAPEDPLSGYDDLLRSTAVDAFVVTDTYLGNPQAAWLRSRRAPFVAFGRPWDDPAAGHPWVDVDGAAGCELATTHLLDRGHERVAWIGWRKDSFIGEDRRAGWSRAMRARGLPTAGLASRVEDTVGSGQEAAAALLAQSRPSAFVCASDTLAMGVLHTLAAQGLAPGRDVAVVGFDDSQVAQVVPPGLTSVRQPLEEVAVHVVRALEGLLARPAAAGESVLLAPTLAVRGSS, via the coding sequence GTGCACAGACGTCCGGGCCGGGTGCCGGCCGCGCCGCCGACGCTCGCCGACGTGGCTGAGCGCGCCGGGGTCTCGCGGCAGACCGTCTCGAACGCCGTCAACAACCCCGACCTGCTGCGTGCCGACACCCTGCACCGGGTCCAGCAGGCCATCGCCGAGCTCGGCTACCTGCCCAACCGGGCGGCGCGGAACCTGCGCACCCGCGCCTCGCACCTGATCGGGCTGCGGATCACGCCGGCCCAGGAGGGCACGGCCAACGCCACCATGGACCGGTTCGTGCACTCCCTGGTCGAGACCTCCCGCGATGCCGGCTACCACGTGCTGCTCTTCGCCGGCGCGCCCGAGGACCCGCTCTCCGGGTACGACGACCTGCTGCGCTCCACCGCCGTCGACGCGTTCGTCGTCACCGACACCTACCTGGGCAACCCGCAGGCCGCCTGGCTGCGCAGCCGCCGCGCGCCGTTCGTCGCCTTCGGACGGCCCTGGGACGATCCGGCTGCGGGCCATCCCTGGGTCGACGTCGACGGCGCCGCCGGGTGCGAGCTGGCCACCACCCACCTGCTCGACCGCGGCCACGAGCGGGTCGCGTGGATCGGGTGGCGCAAGGACTCGTTCATCGGCGAGGACCGCCGGGCGGGGTGGAGCCGGGCGATGCGGGCCCGTGGCCTGCCGACCGCGGGGCTCGCCTCGCGCGTGGAGGACACCGTCGGCTCCGGCCAGGAGGCGGCCGCGGCGCTGCTCGCGCAGTCGCGGCCCTCGGCGTTCGTGTGCGCCTCCGACACCCTCGCGATGGGCGTCCTGCACACGCTCGCCGCGCAGGGCCTGGCCCCCGGCCGGGACGTCGCGGTGGTCGGCTTCGACGACTCCCAGGTCGCCCAGGTCGTCCCGCCCGGGCTCACCTCCGTGCGCCAGCCGCTGGAGGAGGTGGCCGTGCACGTGGTCCGGGCCCTCGAGGGCCTGCTCGCCCGTCCGGCCGCCGCCGGCGAGAGCGTGCTGCTGGCCCCGACCCTCGCGGTGCGCGGCTCGAGCTGA
- a CDS encoding class I SAM-dependent methyltransferase, whose protein sequence is MLARLGRAGWTGRTVLDLGCGTGFHLPRFAEDAGSVLGVEPHPDLVVIARRRTRRLRNVAVHQGTAQALPLPDRSVDVVHARWAYFFGPGCEPGLAELERVVRRGGTAFVIDNDPTRSTFGGWFRRGYPEVDPVAVERFWSARGWRRTPLDVRWSFSSREDLAAVVRIELPAPVAEAVLAEHAGTEVDYAVNLWSREF, encoded by the coding sequence ATGCTCGCCCGGCTCGGCCGGGCCGGCTGGACCGGCCGCACGGTGCTCGACCTCGGCTGCGGCACCGGCTTCCACCTGCCGCGCTTCGCCGAGGACGCCGGGTCGGTCCTCGGCGTCGAGCCGCACCCGGACCTGGTGGTGATCGCCCGACGGCGCACCCGCCGGCTGCGCAACGTCGCCGTGCACCAGGGCACCGCGCAGGCGCTGCCGCTGCCGGACCGCTCGGTCGACGTCGTGCACGCCCGCTGGGCCTACTTCTTCGGGCCGGGGTGCGAGCCCGGCCTGGCCGAGCTCGAGCGCGTCGTACGCCGCGGCGGGACGGCGTTCGTGATCGACAACGACCCGACCCGCTCCACGTTCGGCGGCTGGTTCCGCCGCGGCTACCCGGAGGTCGACCCGGTCGCGGTCGAGCGGTTCTGGTCGGCCCGCGGCTGGCGGCGCACCCCGCTGGACGTGCGGTGGTCGTTCTCCTCGCGCGAGGACCTGGCCGCGGTGGTCCGCATCGAGCTGCCTGCACCGGTCGCCGAGGCGGTGCTGGCCGAGCACGCCGGCACCGAGGTGGACTATGCAGTCAACCTCTGGTCCCGGGAGTTCTGA
- a CDS encoding VOC family protein, with amino-acid sequence MRLDHLSYAAGPDGLAGTAQRIGALLGKEFVDGGMHPRFGTRNMILPLAGRTYLEIVEALDHPASDKAPFGQAVRARSALGGGWLGWVVAVADITVLEQRLGRHAADGNRHLPDGGELRWKQIGINGLIADPQVPYFIEWDANTGPHPSTGASPLWSLHSLEIAGDPQRVSEWLGETVDAPLEDVKVEWVAPHGTPGVVAVQVQTPNGLVRI; translated from the coding sequence ATGCGCCTGGACCACCTCTCGTACGCCGCCGGCCCCGACGGCCTGGCGGGCACCGCGCAGCGCATCGGCGCGCTGCTCGGCAAGGAGTTCGTCGACGGCGGGATGCACCCCCGCTTCGGCACCCGCAACATGATCCTGCCGCTGGCCGGCCGGACCTACCTCGAGATCGTCGAGGCCCTCGACCACCCGGCGTCCGACAAGGCGCCCTTCGGCCAGGCGGTCCGGGCCCGCTCCGCGCTCGGCGGGGGATGGCTCGGCTGGGTCGTCGCGGTCGCCGACATCACCGTCCTCGAGCAGCGGCTGGGCCGGCACGCGGCGGACGGCAACCGGCACCTGCCCGACGGCGGCGAGCTGCGCTGGAAGCAGATCGGCATCAACGGGCTGATCGCCGACCCGCAGGTGCCGTACTTCATCGAGTGGGACGCCAACACCGGGCCGCACCCGAGCACCGGCGCCTCGCCGCTGTGGTCGCTGCACTCCCTGGAGATCGCCGGCGACCCGCAGCGGGTCAGCGAGTGGCTCGGCGAGACCGTCGACGCGCCGCTGGAGGACGTCAAGGTCGAGTGGGTGGCCCCGCACGGCACCCCTGGCGTGGTCGCCGTGCAGGTGCAGACCCCGAACGGGCTGGTCCGGATCTGA
- a CDS encoding Ppx/GppA phosphatase family protein — protein sequence MRLGVLDIGSNTGHLLVVDAHGGAAPLPTSSHKQPLRLAEMLVQGGPDDGAVSREGIDALTAFTAEARTVAEDKGCEELLAFATSAVRDSANADAVLDHVRERTGVEILVLPGDAEARLTFLAVRRWFGWSAGRLAVFDIGGGSLEIAAGRDEAPDVAWSLPLGAARLARTWFGPAAGGPAGGKVGGPMDEDTLREGRRRIRAEIARDAGHLLRGGRPDRAAATSKTFRSLARICGAAPSAQGSLVPRTLPLAELQAWIPKLSAMPLDDLARLPGVSPGRAHQIVPGALVAEACMDVFDLPALEICPWALREGVILERIDRLSILDDR from the coding sequence ATGCGGCTGGGCGTCCTGGACATCGGCTCGAACACCGGGCACCTGCTCGTGGTCGACGCGCACGGTGGCGCGGCCCCGCTGCCGACCTCCTCGCACAAGCAGCCGCTGCGGCTGGCCGAGATGCTGGTCCAGGGCGGCCCCGACGACGGGGCGGTCTCCCGCGAGGGCATCGACGCGCTGACCGCGTTCACCGCCGAGGCCCGGACCGTCGCCGAGGACAAGGGCTGCGAGGAGCTGCTGGCCTTCGCGACGTCCGCGGTGCGCGACTCCGCCAACGCCGACGCGGTGCTGGACCACGTCCGGGAGCGCACCGGGGTCGAGATCCTCGTGCTGCCCGGGGACGCCGAGGCGCGGCTGACCTTCCTGGCGGTGCGTCGCTGGTTCGGCTGGTCCGCGGGCCGGCTCGCGGTCTTCGACATCGGCGGCGGCTCCCTGGAGATCGCCGCCGGCCGGGACGAGGCGCCCGACGTCGCCTGGTCGCTGCCGCTGGGCGCGGCCCGGCTGGCCCGGACCTGGTTCGGCCCCGCGGCCGGGGGCCCGGCGGGGGGCAAAGTCGGGGGACCCATGGACGAGGACACGCTGCGGGAGGGCCGGCGGCGGATCCGGGCCGAGATCGCCCGCGACGCCGGCCACCTGCTGCGCGGCGGGCGCCCGGACCGGGCGGCCGCGACCTCGAAGACGTTCCGCTCCCTGGCCCGCATCTGCGGGGCGGCACCGTCGGCCCAGGGCTCGCTGGTTCCGCGGACCCTGCCGCTCGCCGAGCTGCAGGCCTGGATCCCGAAGCTGAGCGCGATGCCCCTCGACGACCTCGCCCGGCTGCCCGGAGTCTCCCCGGGGCGGGCCCACCAGATCGTGCCGGGCGCGCTGGTCGCCGAGGCCTGCATGGACGTCTTCGACCTGCCGGCCCTCGAGATCTGCCCCTGGGCGCTGCGCGAGGGCGTGATCCTGGAGCGCATCGACCGGCTGAGCATCCTGGACGACCGGTGA
- a CDS encoding sugar phosphate isomerase/epimerase family protein, producing MTRPANRIGLSTSSVYPESSAHAFGYAAALGYDAVEVMVGMDALSQQTAAVRQLSDHHGVPVSAVHAPCLLFTQRVWGTEPWGKLERSAEMAAVVGAEVVVVHPPFRWQKDYARDFVTGIAALEESTGIAFAVENMYPWRASQRRGVEMYVPGRDPSEEPYANTTIDLSHAAIAADDPVAMARRLGPRLRHVHLTDGTGSARDEHLVPGRGTAGAAEFLRHLAAEGFGGEVVVEINTRRCSTPQERERDLRESLDFARRHLAVGTP from the coding sequence GTGACCCGCCCCGCCAACCGGATCGGCCTGTCGACCTCCTCGGTCTATCCCGAGTCCTCCGCCCACGCCTTCGGGTACGCCGCGGCGCTCGGCTACGACGCGGTCGAGGTGATGGTCGGCATGGACGCGCTCTCCCAGCAGACCGCGGCGGTCCGGCAGCTCTCCGACCACCACGGCGTCCCGGTCTCCGCGGTGCACGCGCCCTGCCTGCTGTTCACCCAGCGGGTCTGGGGCACCGAGCCGTGGGGCAAGCTGGAGCGCTCCGCGGAGATGGCGGCGGTGGTCGGGGCCGAGGTGGTCGTCGTGCACCCGCCGTTCCGCTGGCAGAAGGACTACGCCCGGGACTTCGTGACCGGCATCGCCGCGCTCGAGGAGTCCACCGGGATCGCGTTCGCGGTCGAGAACATGTATCCCTGGCGGGCCTCCCAGCGGCGCGGGGTCGAGATGTACGTGCCCGGCCGCGACCCGTCCGAGGAGCCGTACGCCAACACCACCATCGACCTCTCGCACGCGGCGATCGCCGCAGACGACCCGGTCGCGATGGCGCGCCGGCTGGGCCCGCGGCTGCGCCACGTGCACCTCACCGACGGCACCGGGTCGGCCCGCGACGAGCACCTCGTGCCGGGCCGCGGCACCGCCGGTGCCGCCGAGTTCCTGAGGCACCTGGCTGCCGAGGGCTTCGGCGGCGAGGTGGTCGTGGAGATCAACACCCGTCGGTGCTCGACCCCGCAGGAGCGCGAGCGCGACCTGCGCGAGTCCCTGGACTTCGCCCGCCGGCACCTGGCGGTCGGCACTCCCTGA